A single genomic interval of Sebastes umbrosus isolate fSebUmb1 chromosome 9, fSebUmb1.pri, whole genome shotgun sequence harbors:
- the ccdc85b gene encoding coiled-coil domain-containing protein 85B translates to MGSEGEIINRELSKMSDEDLLACSKEELVIRLRKEESEKISALIQRGRLIKEVNKQLQGHLLEIRELKVINQRLQEENVELRDLCCFLDDDRLKVKKLAREWQLFGHHAAKVMREDLGGYLKKLADLERMQDGLVKENLDLKELCLVLEEECVSRSDSSPGGSTELNLPCMVARDLGDGSSSTGSVGSPDQLHLVCSPDD, encoded by the coding sequence atggGCAGCGAAGGTGAGATAATAAACAGAGAGCTGTCAAAGATGTCTGACGAGGATTTGCTGGCGTGCTCCAAAGAGGAGCTGGTGATCCGGCTGCGTAAAGAGGAGTCGGAGAAGATCTCTGCTCTCATCCAGCGAGGACGGCTGATAAAGGAGGTGAACAAACAGCTGCAGGGACACCTCCTGGAGATCAGGGAGCTGAAAGTCATCAACCAGCGGCTGCAGGAGGAGAACGTGGAGCTGCGGGACCTCTGCTGCTTCCTGGACGACGACCGGCTCAAAGTGAAGAAGCTGGCCAGAGAGTGGCAGCTGTTTGGGCATCACGCGGCCAAAGTGATGCGGGAGGACCTGGGAGGCTACTTGAAGAAGCTGGCCGACCTGGAGCGCATGCAGGACGGCCTGGTGAAGGAGAACTTGGACCTGAAGGAGCTGTGTCTGGTGCTGGAGGAGGAGTGCGTCAGCAGGAGTGACTCCAGCCCAGGAGGCTCCACTGAGCTCAACCTGCCCTGCATGGTGGCCAGGGACCTGGGGGATGGGAGCTCCAGCACAGGCAGCGTGGGGAGCCCAGACCAGCTCCACCTGGTGTGCTCACCTGATGACTGA
- the yif1a gene encoding protein YIF1A has translation MDLPHQGYRATKPRARAAPPTADSVLFDDTSAVPPAMNSQGYYTPAYNMAGPPNNMQGGAAGPNNVFNDPMANAAMMYGSSLANQGKDMVNKEISRYVSVNKLKYFFAVDTRYVMKKLMILMFPYTHQDWEVRYHRDTPLTPRQDVNAPDLYIPTMAFITYILLAGMALGIQKRFSPEVLGLCASTALVWVIIEVLVMLLSLYLLTVHSDLSTFDLIAYSGYKYVGMIFTVMCGLLFGSDGYYVALAWSSCALMFFIVRSLKMKILPSLSTDSMGTGSSAKPQFRLYITVATAVFQPIIIYWLTSHLVR, from the exons ATGGACTTGCCACATCAGGGCTACAGAGCAA CTAAACCAAGAGCTCGTGCAGCTCCCCCCACTGCAGATTCTGTCCTGTTTGATGACACCAGCGCTGTACCGCCAGCAATGAACAGTCAAGGATACTACACTCCTGCGTACAATATGGCAGGACCCCCAAATAACATGCAAGGAGGTGCTGCTGGGCCAAACAACGTGTTTAACGACCCAATGGCCAACGCTGCAATGATGTACGGCTCCTCATTAGCCAACCAAGGGAAGGATATGGTGAACAAAGAG ATCAGCAGATACGTGTCTGTGAACAAGCTGAAGTACTTCTTTGCCGTCGACACCAGATATGTAATGAAGAAACTCATGATCCTCATGTTCCCTTACACACATCAG GATTGGGAAGTTCGTTACCATCGGGACACTCCACTGACTCCAAGACAGGATGTGAATGCGCCGGATCTTTACATACCAA CGATGGCTTTCATTACCTACATTTTACTTGCTGGAATGGCCCTCGGCATTCAAAAACG GTTCAGCCCGGAGGTTCTTGGCCTGTGTGCCAGCACCGCCCTCGTGTGGGTCATCATTGAGGTCTTGGTGATGTTGTTGAGTTTGTACCTGCTGACGGTGCACAGCGACCTCTCAACCTTTGATCTCATTGCGTACAGTGGATACAAATATGTTGG GATGATCTTCACAGTGATGTGTGGCTTACTGTTTGGCAGTGATGGTTATTATGTGGCCCTTGCCTGGTCCTCTTGTGCCCTTATGTTTTTCATT GTCCGATCTCTGAAAATGAAGAtactcccctctctctccacgGACTCCATGGGAACTGGATCAAGTGCCAAACCTCAGTTCCGCCTTTATATCACTGTGGCTACTGCAGTGTTTCAGCCAATCATTATATATTGGTTAACCTCTCATCTGGTCAGGTGA
- the fosl1a gene encoding LOW QUALITY PROTEIN: fos-related antigen 1a (The sequence of the model RefSeq protein was modified relative to this genomic sequence to represent the inferred CDS: inserted 1 base in 1 codon) — MYRNFGNHGRGNPAYTGSNSGSNNLGSTNTTTTQQEQKFTMAGSSQFVPSLNAITTNQDLQWLVQPSLMHPPGPSRSPAPPYPTLSGARGPLGPPPSHSHYLRPGVIRAAAYTTGSTRRRNDEHLSHEEVERRKIRRERNKLAAAKCRNRRRELTDTLQSETDELEDAKSKLQKEIAELQKEKDKLELVLEAHRPICKXEDSDSDSDPNPSTLAGVKLEPQEFSRPGPSTKLPTKMEKPKPKITIPTKRVTSAVVTESESLHTPVLTTTPSLIPFTAGMVFTYPSASSDTSTSITCHATSHHTHHSQAPQPCGIAHRRSSSSGDQSDHSLHSPTILTL; from the exons ATGTATCGAAACTTTGGGAATCACGGGAGAGGAAACCCGGCGTATACAGGCAGCAACTCTGGGTCAAACAACCTGGGAAGTACCAACACTACCACTACACAGCAGGAACAG AAGTTTACAATGGCTGGCAGCAGTCAGTTTGTACCAAGCCTCAATGCCATCACAACCAACCAGGACCTCCAGTGGTTGGTCCAGCCCTCCCTCATGCATCCACCAGGCCCTTCTCGATCTCCAGCGCCCCCCTACCCAACCCTCTCAGGGGCACGGGGCCCTCTGGGTCCACCACCTTCCCATTCCCATTACCTCAGACCAGGGGTCATTAGAGCAGCTGCATACACTACTGGTTCAACACGCCGCAGGAACGACGAACAT TTATCCCATGAAGAGGTGGAGAGACGTAAAATAAGAAGGGAGCGGAATAAActggcagcagcaaaatgtcgCAATCGCCGCCGGGAGCTGACAGACACATTGCAAAGT GAGACTGACGAGCTGGAGGATGCAAAGTCCAAGTTACAGAAGGAAATAGCTGAATTACAAAAGGAGAAAGACAAGCTGGAGCTTGTCCTGGAGGCTCACCGTCCCATTTGTA TAGAGGACTCGGATTCGGATTCAGACCCAAATCCATCAACTTTGGCAGGCGTCAAACTGGAGCCACAGGAATTCAGCAGACCCGGACCTTCGACCAAACTGCCAACTAAAATGGAGAAGCCTAAACCCAAGATAACCATCCCCACCAAGCGTGTGACATCTGCTGTCGTCACTGAATCCGAGTCCCTCCACACCCCGGTCCTCACAACTACTCCCTCTCTCATACCCTTCACAGCTGGTATGGTTTTCACCTATCCCTCTGCCTCTTCAGACACCAGCACCTCAATCACGTGCCACGCTACATCCCATCATACCCACCACTCTCAAGCCCCACAGCCTTGTGGGatagctcaccgccgcagcagcagcagcggagaCCAATCGGATCACTCCCTGCACTCCCCGACCATCCTCACCCTGTGA
- the fibpa gene encoding LOW QUALITY PROTEIN: fibroblast growth factor (acidic) intracellular binding protein a (The sequence of the model RefSeq protein was modified relative to this genomic sequence to represent the inferred CDS: inserted 3 bases in 2 codons): MELDVFVGNTTIMDEEVYQLWLDGYTVNDAVKVRMDGGVMEECEASADVLLSDTMDQYRTFQMCERLLHSPSKLXNQLLFQIPPHRQAMLIERYYAFDDAFVREVLGKKLSKGTKKDLDDIGAKTGVTLKSCRRQFDNFKRVFKVVEELKGPLVENIRQHFLLSDKLARDYAAIVFFANNRFETGKRKLQYLTFQDXCFLCWQLINNWTVGAVDNMVEDMDVDLDKEFLQDLKELKVLITDKDLLDQHKSLVCTALRGKTKAFNEMEANFKNLSRGLVNIAAKLTNTKDVRDFFIDLVEKFIEPCRSDRWTAADMRLYLTHYNNSAHILDTFKHQAVWDRYMGVIKSCIFKMYHD, encoded by the exons ATGGAGCTGGATGTGTTCGTGGGTAACACCACTATCATGGATGAGGAGGTCTACCAGCTCTGGTTGGATGGATACACag TAAACGACGCAGTGAAGGTACGAATGGACggaggagtgatggaggagtgTGAGGCGAGTGCAGATGTTCTGCTGAGTGACACCATGGACCAGTACAGGACTTTCCAGATGTGTGAGCGTCTGCTGCACAGTCCATCCAAAC GCAACCAGCTACTGTTCCAGATCCCACCTCATCGACAAGCCATGCTCATAGAGAG ATACTACGCCTTCGATGACGCATTTGTTCGTGAGGTCCTGGGAAAGAAACTCTCCAAAGGAACCAAGAAAGATTTGGATGATATCGGCGCCAAGACTGGTGTCACACTGAAGAGCTGCAGACGACAG TTTGACAACTTCAAACGTGTTTTCAAAGTTGTGGAAGAGTTGAAGGGACCCCTGGTGGAGAACATACGTCAACACTTTCTTCTTTCTGACAAGCTTGCGAG GGATTATGCTGCCATTGTGTTCTTCGCTAACAATCGCTTTGAGACGGGGAAAAGAAAGCTGCAATATCTCACATTCCAGGA TTGCTTTCTGTGCTGGCAGCTTATCAACAACTGGACCGTTGGGGCTGTTG ATAACATGGTGGAAGACATGGACGTGGATCTTGATAAAGAGTTTTTACAAGACCTGAAAGAACTGAAGGTTTTAATCACTGATAAAGATCTGCTGGATCAACACAAAAG TCTGGTCTGTACAGCTCTCAGAGGAAAGACAAAAGCTTTTAATGAGATGGAGGCTAATTTCAAG AATCTTTCCAGAGGCCTCGTCAACATCGCCGCAAAGTTAACCAACACGAAAGATGTCAGAGATTTCTTCATTGATCTTGTTGAGAAG TTTATTGAGCCGTGTCGTTCAGACCGATGGACAGCTGCGGACATGAGGCTCTACCTCACTCACTACAACAACTCTGCACACATACTCGACACATTCAA aCATCAGGCTGTGTGGGACAGATACATGGGCGTCATCAAAAGCTGTATCTTCAAAATGTATCACGACTGA